In Rhinopithecus roxellana isolate Shanxi Qingling chromosome 16, ASM756505v1, whole genome shotgun sequence, a single genomic region encodes these proteins:
- the LOC104677448 gene encoding LOW QUALITY PROTEIN: olfactory receptor 1K1 (The sequence of the model RefSeq protein was modified relative to this genomic sequence to represent the inferred CDS: inserted 1 base in 1 codon; substituted 1 base at 1 genomic stop codon): protein MEAANESSEGTPFILLGLTTSPGQQRPLFVLFLLLYVVGLLRNGLIVAAIRVSPALHAPMYFLLAHLSFADLCFTSVTVPKMLANLLAHDHSISLASCLTQMYFFFALGVTDSCLLAAMTYDCYVAIQHPLHYGMRMSRAVCTALVGMAWLVSHVHSLLHILLMARLSFCASHQVPHFFCDHQPLLRLSCSDTCHIQLLIFTKGTAVVVTPFLLILASYRAIAAAVLQLPSASGRLWAVSTCGSHLAVVSLFYGTVIAVYFQPTSRYEAEQGCVATVMYTVVTPMLNPVIYSLQNRDVQGXVXALLIGRRISASDS from the exons ATGGAGGCTGCCAATGAGTCTTCAGAGGGAACCCCATTCATTTTATTGGGACTGACAACAAGTCCTGGACAGCAGCGGCCTCTCTTTGTGCTGTTCTTGCTCTTGTATGTGGTCGGCCTCCTGCGTAATGGACTCATTGTGGCTGCCATCCGGGTCAGTCCAGCCCTTCATGCACCCATGTACTTCCTGTTGGCCCACCTGTCCTTCGCTGACCTCTGCTTCACCTCTGTCACTGTGCCCAAGATGTTGGCCAACTTGTTGGCCCATGACCACTCCATCTCGCTGGCCAGCTGCCTGACCCAAATGTACTTCTTCTTTGCCCTGGGGGTAACTGATAGCTGTCTCCTGGCCGCCATGACCTATGACTGCTACGTGGCCATCCAGCACCCCCTCCACTATGGCATGAGGATGTCCCGGGCCGTGTGCACAGCTCTGGTGGGGATGGCATGGCTGGTGTCCCACGTCCACTCCCTCCTGCATATCCTGCTCATGGCTCGCTTGTCCTTCTGTGCTTCCCACCAAGTGCCCCACTTCTTCTGTGACCACCAGCCTCTCTTAAGGCTCTCGTGCTCCGACACCTGCCACATCCAGCTGCTCATCTTCACCAAGGGCACTGCGGTGGTGGTCACTCCCTTCCTGCTCATCCTCGCCTCCTATAGGGCCATCGCAGCTGCTGTGCTGCAGCTGCCCTCAGCCTCTGGGAGGCTCTGGGCTGTGTCCACCTGTGGCTCCCACCTGGCTGTGGTGAGCCTCTTCTATGGGACAGTCATTGCAGTCTACTTCCAGCCCACATCCCGATATGAGGCAGAGCAGGGCTGTGTGGCCACTGTCATGTACACTGTAGTCACCCCCATGCTGAACCCCGTCATCTACAGCCTCCAGAATCGCGATGTACAGG CAGTCTGAGCCCTTCTCATTGGGCGAAGGATCTCAGCTAGTGACTCCTGA
- the LOC104677451 gene encoding olfactory receptor 5C1 — protein sequence MTLTFLLSPSCFASSQSLSSRMNSENLTRAAVAPAEFILLGITNRWDVRVALFLTCLPVYLVSLLGNTGMVLLIRVDVRLHTPMYFFLANLCLLDACYSSAIGPKMLVDLLLPQATIPYTACVLQMFVFAGLADTECCLLAAMAYDRYVAIRNPLFYTTAMSQRLCLALLGVSGLGGAVSAFVHTTLTFRLTFCGSWEINSFFCDIPPLLAISCSDTSLNELLLFAICGFIQTATVLAITVSYGFIAGAVIRMRSVEGRRRAASTCCLHLTAVAMMYGTLIFMYLRPSSSYALDTDKMASVFYTLVIPALNPLIYSLRNKEVKEALRRTWSRFRRPG from the coding sequence ATGACCTTGACCTTTCTCTTATCTCCCTCCTGCTTTGCCTCTTCTCAGTCTCTGTCCAGTAGGATGAACTCAGAGAACCTCACCAGGGCTGCAGTTGCCCCTGCTGAATTCATCCTCCTGGGCATCACGAATCGCTGGGACGTGCGTGTGGCCCTCTTCCTGACCTGCCTGCCTGTCTACTTGGTGAGCCTGCTGGGAAACACGGGCATGGTGCTGCTAATCCGCGTGGATGTCCGGCTCCACACACCTATGTACTTCTTCCTggccaacctctgcctgctggatgCCTGCTATTCCTCCGCCATTGGCCCCAAGATGCTAGTGGACCTGCTGCTGCCCCAAGCCACTATCCCTTACACAGCCTGTGTCCTCCAGATGTTTGTCTTTGCAGGTCTGGCTGACACCGAGTGTTGCTTGCTGGCAGCCATGGCCTATGACCGCTACGTGGCCATCAGAAACCCACTTTTCTATACAACAGCTATGTCACAGCGTCTATGCCTGGCCTTGCTGGGGGTATCAGGCCTGGGTGGGGCAGTGAGCGCCTTTGTTCACACAACCCTCACCTTCCGCCTGACCTTCTGCGGCTCCTGGGAGATCAATAGCTTCTTCTGTGATATCCCTCCACTGCTGGCCATCTCCTGCAGTGACACCAGTCTCAATGAACTCCTTCTCTTCGCCATCTGTGGCTTCATCCAGACAGCCACGGTGTTAGCTATCACAGTGTCTTATGGCTTCATTGCTGGGGCTGTGATCCGCATGCGCTCGGTCGAGGGCCGTCGGCGAGCAGCCTCCACTTGCTGCTTGCACCTCACAGCCGTGGCCATGATGTACGGGACACTCATTTTCATGTACCTGCGTCCCAGCTCCAGCTATGCCCTGGACACTGACAAGATGGCCTCTGTGTTCTACACCCTGGTCATCCCGGCTCTCAACCCGCTCATCTACAGCCTCCGCAACAAGGAGGTCAAGGAGGCCCTCAGGCGGACCTGGAGCCGATTCCGCCGTCCAGGGTAG